One region of Propionispora vibrioides genomic DNA includes:
- the deoC gene encoding deoxyribose-phosphate aldolase: protein MKPTKKAIEMSPKELARYIDYSVLKPEFTEKEIIELTQDGVKRHCATICINPGYMELCEPYVKNTETMLCPVCDFPFGTSSTESKVQQIEVVAKYDSVKEVDVVANFGWIRGEMYDKVTADLKACADACHKYGRKLKVIFETDALTEEQVRKTCQCCVAAGVDFVKTSTGFLTGFEAHGATPEIIKVMMEEVGDKCQVKGSGCIRTREHFLQLIDMGIDRMGVGYKSVPVVLGESAVAAGKADNY from the coding sequence ATGAAACCAACTAAAAAAGCAATTGAGATGTCACCAAAAGAATTGGCGCGGTATATTGATTATTCAGTTCTAAAACCGGAATTTACTGAAAAAGAGATTATCGAGTTAACTCAAGACGGAGTAAAACGTCACTGCGCAACCATTTGCATTAATCCGGGATATATGGAACTTTGCGAACCATATGTGAAAAATACGGAGACCATGTTATGTCCGGTATGTGATTTTCCTTTTGGCACGAGTTCTACCGAATCTAAAGTACAACAAATTGAAGTGGTTGCTAAATATGACTCGGTCAAAGAAGTCGATGTTGTGGCGAACTTTGGTTGGATTCGTGGTGAAATGTATGACAAAGTGACAGCAGATCTCAAAGCGTGTGCAGATGCATGCCATAAATATGGCCGCAAATTGAAAGTGATTTTTGAAACGGATGCACTTACGGAAGAACAAGTTCGTAAAACATGCCAATGCTGCGTAGCTGCAGGCGTTGATTTTGTAAAAACGAGCACTGGCTTTTTAACTGGCTTCGAAGCACATGGTGCCACTCCAGAAATTATCAAGGTGATGATGGAGGAAGTAGGCGATAAGTGTCAAGTTAAGGGTAGTGGCTGCATTCGGACTCGCGAGCATTTCCTGCAACTGATCGATATGGGAATTGACCGTATGGGGGTTGGCTACAAATCGGTGCCTGTTGTGCTGGGTGAGTCAGCTGTTGCTGCTGGTAAAGCAGATAATTATTAG
- a CDS encoding transcriptional regulator GutM, which yields MWKFIILIALLWSIQGILGYWQMKHFNARFKRLREEGRVVIGRSYGRLKAGVVVLICIDPLGNIMKAERMAGRSSFARFKPFNYLNNHSLHNLTEENYEKMDMQTKKAILNAVDNFLMFNNQKVVSAVEE from the coding sequence ATGTGGAAATTTATCATATTGATAGCCCTTTTATGGAGTATTCAAGGAATATTAGGATATTGGCAAATGAAGCATTTTAATGCACGCTTTAAGCGATTAAGGGAGGAAGGACGAGTTGTTATAGGTCGTTCTTATGGACGCTTGAAGGCAGGTGTTGTTGTTCTAATTTGTATTGATCCGCTGGGGAATATTATGAAAGCGGAAAGAATGGCAGGAAGATCCAGTTTTGCTCGATTTAAGCCTTTCAATTATCTAAATAATCATTCGTTGCATAATCTAACTGAAGAAAATTATGAAAAGATGGATATGCAAACTAAAAAAGCAATATTGAATGCGGTTGATAACTTTCTGATGTTTAATAATCAAAAGGTAGTGAGTGCGGTAGAAGAATAA
- a CDS encoding glycyl-radical enzyme activating protein yields the protein MEKGLVFGIQHFSIHDGPGIRSNVFLKGCPLRCLWCHNPEGLSCGIGLQYYERNCTHCGRCGHIYRDIKSTEKLSDDQKRDLARHCPYRALRLVGELMTAEEVVAEVVKDARYFKSSGGGMTISGGEPMLQAKFAIELAKLAKEQGIMTALETSGFSALENYIQIMPYIDTFLWDYKATSEETHKKLVGVSNELILANLHCLYERGAKIVLRCPLIPGVNDSEEHLRGIANMCKRYPNLAAIEVMPYHKMGVSKAKRIGYEQEEYYVPEKELKNYWKSKIEEYGGKLTRMN from the coding sequence GTGGAAAAGGGATTAGTCTTTGGAATTCAGCATTTTTCAATTCATGATGGCCCTGGAATACGAAGCAATGTATTCCTTAAGGGGTGCCCGTTGCGCTGTCTTTGGTGCCATAATCCCGAAGGCTTGTCTTGCGGTATTGGTTTGCAATATTACGAACGGAATTGTACCCATTGTGGTCGGTGCGGACATATCTATAGGGATATAAAAAGTACTGAAAAGTTGAGCGATGATCAGAAGCGGGATTTGGCACGTCACTGTCCCTATCGGGCCTTACGTCTTGTGGGTGAACTGATGACCGCAGAAGAAGTGGTCGCGGAAGTGGTCAAGGACGCACGTTATTTTAAATCCTCTGGAGGCGGTATGACCATCTCCGGAGGAGAGCCGATGCTGCAGGCGAAGTTTGCCATCGAACTGGCAAAGCTGGCAAAAGAGCAAGGAATCATGACGGCGTTGGAAACAAGCGGGTTTTCAGCCTTGGAAAATTACATCCAAATTATGCCCTATATCGACACATTCTTGTGGGATTATAAGGCAACCAGTGAAGAGACACATAAAAAGCTGGTGGGAGTCTCCAATGAACTGATTCTTGCGAATTTACACTGCCTTTACGAGCGTGGCGCAAAGATCGTTCTACGGTGTCCGTTGATTCCCGGAGTCAACGACAGTGAAGAACATCTCAGAGGTATTGCAAATATGTGCAAACGATATCCAAATTTAGCTGCTATTGAAGTGATGCCTTATCACAAAATGGGTGTTTCTAAAGCAAAGCGAATTGGATATGAGCAAGAGGAATATTATGTGCCCGAGAAAGAATTGAAAAATTATTGGAAGTCAAAAATTGAGGAGTACGGTGGAAAGCTGACCCGGATGAACTAA
- a CDS encoding pyruvate formate lyase family protein encodes MNQRIENLKTLILDLNKGVREKRLYEYVGESLRKTVGEPIQIRRAKAFQNVMERTTQVVFPYELITGTMLGQCPLKKDILSEDERRAKAIQIIETYLDKKRKKNISHTIEFAEGHVKSFEENFGSKKSRWSLMARVHQDASIPYDDLQGTIAEMKERYQGQDIEPYEIGRELERSFKIEYDSEDKKLFDSLPYFIGNHISLNYERIVKVGLKATRNQVQALYEAAEDADKKEYYQAAVIAADATIAFIRRYAQTARAESEAAAVTLQRSEELKRMAEILDTVAEAPASNFYEATQLMWMLHIIANIQGGSALSLARIDQYLYPFYKKDLDAGEITEDFAKDLLACVWLKVNEPRMRTVESVTLGGVDREGNDAANDLTRICLQVAADLRVPYPNIGLRINRKNPDWLYDEAINTTAAGSGQPMLLNDEIWVPSLMSLGFSQENANDYYNMGCVELEVPGKQPSYGVCESIAFPVLIEEVMRKYAEGTCTINTFDDYMNAYKAELNAAIEADFEEAVQKKANMKNRCFDPYSSLLIDGCIENGKDMLQGGAELPMEWSVYAYGIGTAADSLYAVKKVIFEDESMTLEHLNEVLNANFEGYEYERNLLIECGQHYGNDQSDVDKVANEVLNYFTQQVSALNKRGMGDVFVSTLFGYFFHIYHGEIAKATPNGRKKGEPFSDSMGPSQGMDVNGPTRLLNSVLALEADKITGAFALSFKMNPSFFADDSGRNAMKQVLKTYIDNGGPQIQVYTTNAEDLQDAMIHPDKHRDLIVRVGGYCEFFVDLDRTLQKEILTRTMYGE; translated from the coding sequence ATGAATCAGAGAATTGAAAATCTAAAAACTTTAATCCTGGATTTGAACAAGGGCGTACGTGAAAAGAGACTGTACGAATACGTTGGTGAATCGCTGAGGAAAACCGTGGGGGAACCGATCCAGATTCGTCGTGCAAAAGCCTTTCAGAACGTTATGGAGAGAACAACGCAAGTCGTTTTTCCCTATGAACTGATTACTGGCACTATGCTTGGTCAGTGTCCTTTGAAAAAGGATATTTTATCCGAAGATGAGCGACGGGCAAAAGCTATTCAGATCATCGAGACCTATTTGGACAAAAAGAGGAAAAAAAATATTAGTCATACTATCGAATTTGCTGAAGGTCATGTCAAGAGCTTTGAAGAGAACTTTGGCAGTAAAAAGAGCCGCTGGTCGCTGATGGCCCGCGTTCACCAGGACGCTTCGATTCCTTACGATGATCTACAGGGCACAATCGCAGAGATGAAGGAACGGTATCAGGGCCAGGACATTGAGCCTTATGAAATTGGCCGCGAACTGGAGCGTTCTTTCAAAATTGAGTACGATAGTGAAGACAAAAAGCTATTTGATTCGCTTCCCTATTTTATCGGCAACCATATCAGTCTGAATTATGAGCGGATTGTCAAGGTAGGGCTGAAGGCCACACGCAATCAGGTGCAGGCTCTGTATGAGGCGGCTGAGGATGCAGACAAAAAGGAATATTATCAGGCTGCTGTCATCGCGGCGGACGCGACCATTGCGTTTATCCGCCGTTATGCGCAAACGGCCCGTGCTGAAAGCGAAGCTGCCGCTGTTACCTTGCAACGCTCCGAAGAGCTGAAGCGGATGGCCGAGATTTTGGATACCGTTGCGGAAGCTCCGGCATCGAACTTCTATGAAGCAACGCAACTGATGTGGATGCTGCACATCATTGCCAATATCCAGGGCGGCTCTGCTTTGTCTTTGGCGCGCATCGACCAATATCTGTATCCTTTCTATAAAAAGGATCTGGACGCTGGCGAAATTACCGAAGATTTTGCGAAAGATCTGCTCGCGTGCGTCTGGTTGAAGGTAAACGAGCCCAGAATGAGAACCGTGGAAAGCGTAACTCTGGGTGGCGTCGACAGAGAAGGCAACGATGCAGCCAATGACCTAACCAGAATTTGTCTGCAGGTGGCTGCCGATTTGCGTGTGCCTTATCCTAATATTGGACTGCGCATCAACCGGAAGAATCCTGACTGGCTGTATGATGAAGCAATCAACACCACAGCTGCCGGTTCCGGTCAGCCCATGCTGTTGAACGATGAGATATGGGTTCCCAGCCTGATGAGCCTGGGTTTCTCTCAGGAAAATGCAAATGATTATTACAACATGGGTTGCGTAGAACTGGAAGTTCCCGGAAAACAGCCCAGTTATGGTGTTTGCGAATCTATTGCGTTCCCAGTGTTGATTGAAGAGGTCATGCGCAAGTATGCTGAAGGAACCTGTACGATCAATACTTTCGACGATTATATGAATGCTTACAAGGCGGAATTGAATGCCGCAATCGAAGCGGACTTCGAGGAAGCTGTTCAGAAGAAAGCAAATATGAAGAATCGCTGCTTCGATCCCTATTCTTCCCTGTTAATTGATGGCTGCATAGAAAATGGTAAAGATATGCTACAAGGCGGCGCTGAGTTGCCTATGGAATGGTCGGTGTATGCCTATGGCATCGGGACTGCGGCGGATTCCTTGTATGCAGTCAAAAAGGTTATCTTTGAAGACGAAAGCATGACCTTAGAGCATCTGAACGAAGTGCTAAACGCGAACTTCGAGGGCTATGAATACGAACGCAATCTGCTGATTGAGTGTGGTCAGCATTATGGCAATGATCAGAGTGATGTTGATAAAGTGGCAAATGAAGTCCTGAACTATTTCACGCAGCAGGTTTCTGCACTGAACAAGCGGGGCATGGGTGATGTGTTTGTGTCCACTTTGTTCGGATATTTCTTCCACATCTACCACGGCGAGATCGCTAAGGCGACACCAAATGGACGTAAAAAGGGCGAACCTTTCAGTGACAGTATGGGACCTAGTCAAGGGATGGATGTCAATGGTCCCACAAGGCTTCTGAATTCTGTACTGGCGCTGGAGGCAGACAAGATTACAGGTGCGTTTGCGTTAAGCTTTAAAATGAATCCCTCTTTTTTTGCGGATGATTCCGGCAGGAACGCCATGAAGCAGGTGTTGAAAACCTATATCGACAATGGTGGTCCACAAATTCAGGTCTATACCACCAATGCCGAAGATTTGCAGGACGCAATGATCCATCCCGATAAGCACAGAGACCTGATCGTTCGCGTCGGTGGTTATTGCGAGTTCTTCGTGGATTTGGATCGAACCCTGCAGAAAGAAATTTTGACTCGGACAATGTACGGAGAGTAA
- a CDS encoding DeoR/GlpR family DNA-binding transcription regulator, whose amino-acid sequence MVERIEYILNKLDETGVLNVNELAEELKVSSATIRRDFADLEIQRKLKRIPGGAIKPLDSSIVTLDSDLRMASKLQLNSSGKKMVCEMACKEVRDGECIFIDAGTSTVHMFKLLQDRLITIVTNNFLLSSQITPPITARIIVVGGLYLADYALTYSSTAINEIQGYNFDRCFITCAGVDIHKNFSYSTEIETRNLKNLVCQRSKYRYLLLDQSKLDTIGFCTLEPLTSFDTVFCDQKREDMEYPDNFRFYQSISN is encoded by the coding sequence ATGGTCGAAAGAATTGAATATATACTGAATAAACTAGATGAAACCGGCGTACTAAATGTGAATGAATTGGCTGAAGAGCTCAAAGTGTCTTCGGCAACTATTCGAAGAGATTTTGCGGATCTCGAAATACAAAGAAAATTGAAGCGAATCCCGGGAGGCGCTATTAAGCCACTTGACAGTTCTATTGTTACATTAGATTCAGATTTAAGAATGGCCAGTAAGCTACAATTGAATAGTTCCGGTAAAAAAATGGTATGTGAAATGGCTTGTAAAGAGGTTCGTGATGGCGAGTGTATTTTTATTGATGCAGGAACGTCAACGGTGCATATGTTCAAATTACTACAAGATCGCCTTATCACCATTGTGACGAATAATTTTTTGCTCTCATCTCAGATTACACCGCCAATTACAGCTCGCATTATCGTTGTAGGTGGATTATATTTGGCAGACTATGCACTGACATATAGCTCTACCGCTATCAATGAAATACAAGGTTACAATTTCGACCGTTGCTTTATCACTTGCGCCGGAGTTGATATCCACAAGAATTTCTCATACTCCACAGAAATTGAAACGAGAAATCTCAAAAACCTTGTATGTCAGAGATCTAAGTACCGCTATTTACTGCTTGATCAATCAAAGTTAGATACGATTGGATTTTGCACCTTAGAACCGCTGACCTCTTTTGATACTGTTTTCTGTGATCAAAAAAGAGAAGACATGGAATATCCGGATAATTTCCGCTTTTACCAGTCAATTTCGAATTGA
- a CDS encoding PTS system mannose/fructose/sorbose family transporter subunit IID: MDNNQTKKLSKRDLFNVWITWFHYHTVCWSWERMQNVAFSLSMEKAIKKLASNSTEYKEGLIRHLKFFNSEPQSCTIVQGIITSLEEQKANGSDISEETIDSVKSGMMGPIAGIGDSMVAGLLNTILLSIGISMAQAGNVFGPIFFFISYVAIITGLSWWLFKKGYELGTGAISSLLASGGIKKFTEVLSVLGLTVIGGLTASFVSVSTKIAYNGQTIVSLQKLLDGIMPGILPLLTTFLIYYLLTKKQVSVVKIMGLIFIFGGALSVMGII, encoded by the coding sequence ATGGATAATAATCAGACTAAAAAGCTTAGTAAGAGAGATCTTTTTAACGTATGGATTACCTGGTTTCATTATCATACGGTTTGTTGGAGCTGGGAACGAATGCAAAATGTAGCTTTTTCTTTGAGTATGGAAAAAGCGATAAAAAAATTGGCCAGTAATAGTACGGAATATAAAGAAGGGTTAATACGGCATTTGAAATTCTTTAATAGTGAACCCCAATCTTGTACGATAGTACAGGGGATTATCACTTCTTTAGAAGAGCAAAAAGCTAATGGCAGTGATATTTCTGAAGAGACTATTGATTCGGTTAAATCAGGGATGATGGGGCCTATCGCCGGTATTGGTGACTCAATGGTTGCAGGTTTGCTAAATACCATTCTGCTCAGTATCGGTATAAGCATGGCGCAAGCCGGAAATGTTTTCGGTCCAATTTTCTTTTTTATAAGTTATGTTGCAATTATTACCGGCCTTTCTTGGTGGCTGTTTAAAAAGGGCTATGAATTAGGGACTGGAGCAATTTCTTCCCTTTTAGCTAGTGGAGGAATTAAAAAATTCACAGAAGTATTATCAGTTTTGGGTTTAACTGTAATAGGTGGGTTAACGGCAAGTTTTGTCAGCGTATCTACTAAAATAGCCTATAATGGGCAAACGATAGTGTCTTTGCAGAAGCTTTTGGATGGAATTATGCCTGGCATTTTACCTTTACTCACTACCTTTTTAATCTATTATTTACTTACAAAAAAGCAAGTATCTGTTGTAAAGATAATGGGACTGATTTTTATCTTTGGAGGAGCTTTATCAGTTATGGGAATTATCTAA
- a CDS encoding PTS mannose/fructose/sorbose/N-acetylgalactosamine transporter subunit IIC has product MEVSLLQAVLIGLVTYLGAIHTPWLLGATGGWYGIGRPLVAGTLVGLILGDVKTGMIIGATINMVFLGAISPGGAMAADLNFAGFIGTALAMITNSSPQVAVSLAVPIGLIGVFAWNAFSTINVFFVHMVDKYAAEGSLAKMRFAGIFLPQLLGFALRFVPAFLVVYFGAAYGNNLSALIPAWLTTALGTIGSILPAIGMALLLKMMINEFSLWSFFLIGFVMVAVLKISIVPLSVIGISLAFVVLYLRNKNEEIA; this is encoded by the coding sequence ATGGAAGTATCGTTATTGCAGGCAGTTTTAATTGGTCTAGTCACTTATTTGGGGGCCATTCATACGCCGTGGCTTTTGGGAGCAACCGGTGGCTGGTATGGAATCGGACGTCCCTTGGTGGCGGGAACCTTGGTCGGGTTAATTCTGGGAGATGTAAAAACGGGCATGATCATTGGTGCTACTATCAACATGGTTTTCCTGGGGGCTATTTCGCCGGGGGGCGCCATGGCTGCGGATTTAAATTTTGCCGGATTTATTGGAACGGCTCTCGCTATGATTACTAATTCATCCCCGCAAGTGGCGGTTTCCCTGGCAGTACCTATTGGTTTAATCGGGGTATTTGCCTGGAATGCCTTCTCAACAATCAATGTGTTTTTTGTTCATATGGTAGATAAGTATGCCGCAGAAGGCAGTCTGGCGAAAATGAGGTTTGCCGGTATTTTTCTCCCTCAATTACTTGGCTTTGCCTTACGGTTTGTACCGGCATTTCTAGTCGTTTATTTTGGTGCTGCTTATGGAAATAATTTATCAGCATTAATTCCGGCCTGGTTAACTACGGCATTAGGTACAATCGGAAGCATCTTGCCCGCCATCGGGATGGCGCTACTCTTGAAAATGATGATCAATGAATTTAGCCTTTGGTCTTTTTTCTTGATTGGGTTTGTTATGGTTGCTGTTTTGAAAATTAGTATTGTACCCTTGTCTGTTATTGGAATTTCCTTAGCTTTTGTAGTTCTTTATTTGAGAAATAAAAATGAGGAGATTGCATAA
- a CDS encoding PTS sugar transporter subunit IIB yields the protein MIVFCRVDDRMIHGQVQTTWIPSMGCKRVIIVDDKVAKDMFTLEILKMATPRGVTLNICTVEEGTKKINEAVNTDEKVMLIFKTPETVRKLCENGVTLGELNIGPMSAKPGAKMVAKNAYLLNEEWEALRYLDSQGLHIYFQLVPDGEKVLFKNIKGI from the coding sequence ATGATTGTATTTTGCAGAGTCGATGATCGAATGATTCACGGTCAGGTTCAAACAACCTGGATTCCAAGCATGGGATGCAAACGGGTAATTATTGTTGATGACAAGGTTGCCAAAGATATGTTTACCTTAGAAATTCTGAAAATGGCCACACCGCGGGGCGTTACCTTGAATATTTGCACAGTCGAAGAAGGAACCAAAAAGATTAATGAAGCTGTAAATACCGATGAAAAGGTCATGCTTATTTTCAAAACACCCGAAACCGTAAGAAAACTATGTGAAAATGGAGTTACTCTGGGTGAATTGAATATCGGTCCCATGAGTGCCAAACCGGGAGCAAAAATGGTAGCAAAGAATGCTTATTTACTAAATGAAGAATGGGAGGCTCTTCGCTATTTGGATAGTCAAGGGTTACACATTTATTTCCAATTGGTGCCTGACGGTGAAAAAGTTTTGTTTAAAAACATAAAAGGAATATAA
- a CDS encoding PTS sugar transporter subunit IIA, whose protein sequence is MVQVVLVSHGPLAEALVSSAKMILRCDMEGVHAVCLTDDGIETFEKRIKAIAEQIQKEEIILLADIKGGSPFNASLSVFRNCKFKVVTGMNLSVVIEALMNRECLSLNEIADTAMKNGKESIEKISLDSLLGK, encoded by the coding sequence TTGGTACAGGTTGTTTTAGTGAGCCATGGTCCTTTAGCTGAGGCTCTTGTTAGTTCAGCTAAGATGATTTTGCGATGTGATATGGAAGGGGTGCATGCTGTTTGTCTTACCGATGACGGAATTGAGACATTTGAAAAAAGAATTAAGGCGATTGCAGAGCAGATACAAAAGGAAGAGATCATCCTATTGGCCGATATAAAAGGCGGAAGTCCTTTTAATGCAAGTCTTTCTGTTTTTAGGAATTGTAAATTTAAAGTGGTAACGGGGATGAATCTCAGCGTGGTAATTGAAGCATTAATGAATAGAGAGTGTTTGAGCCTAAATGAAATTGCCGATACCGCTATGAAAAATGGTAAGGAATCTATTGAAAAAATTTCATTAGATAGCTTATTAGGAAAGTAA
- a CDS encoding aldose 1-epimerase family protein: MLVKLETQKVIACIKSLGAELCSLQLKQNGTEYIWQADPGYWGRHAPVLFPIVGQLINNQYELDGQTYQLSQHGFARDMEFEIVLQNSQKAVFRLLFNSKTLEKYPGKFELFIIYTLQDDVLSIEYKVINQDDKTIYFSIGAHPAFRCPLGAGERWEDYYLKFSAQETTVRYLLHKGLLSGECEEILQDSDTLPLTAELFRQDAIILKNLKSKSVALKSQKSDKVIQIDFARFPYLGIWSRPNGGAPFICIEPWYGVSDNRNERKIFKDKEGMQRLEMGEEFCCQYSIKIS, from the coding sequence ATGTTAGTTAAGCTTGAGACACAGAAGGTAATTGCCTGTATTAAAAGTTTGGGTGCTGAACTGTGCAGTCTGCAATTGAAACAAAATGGAACTGAATATATATGGCAGGCTGATCCGGGTTATTGGGGCAGGCATGCTCCTGTGTTATTTCCTATTGTGGGACAATTAATCAATAACCAATATGAACTTGACGGTCAGACCTATCAATTGTCCCAGCATGGCTTTGCCCGAGACATGGAATTTGAAATTGTTTTACAAAATTCGCAAAAGGCTGTTTTTAGGCTGCTTTTTAACAGCAAAACATTGGAAAAATATCCGGGTAAATTCGAGCTTTTCATTATCTACACATTACAAGATGATGTATTGTCCATAGAATATAAAGTAATTAACCAAGATGATAAAACCATTTATTTTTCGATTGGTGCTCATCCTGCCTTTCGGTGTCCGCTAGGTGCCGGAGAACGGTGGGAGGATTATTATCTGAAGTTTTCGGCGCAGGAGACAACAGTCCGCTATCTTTTACATAAGGGACTGTTGTCGGGTGAGTGCGAAGAAATTTTGCAGGATAGTGATACTCTTCCCCTGACGGCAGAGCTGTTTAGACAAGACGCAATTATTCTAAAAAATTTAAAATCCAAGTCAGTTGCGTTAAAAAGTCAAAAGTCTGATAAGGTCATACAAATAGACTTTGCGAGGTTTCCCTACCTGGGAATATGGTCAAGACCCAATGGAGGAGCTCCTTTTATTTGCATTGAACCTTGGTATGGAGTTTCCGACAATAGGAATGAGAGAAAGATATTTAAAGATAAAGAAGGAATGCAAAGGCTGGAGATGGGAGAAGAATTTTGCTGTCAATATAGTATAAAGATTAGTTAA
- a CDS encoding HAD family hydrolase, which produces MESIIFDMDGTLLDTERASFISWKKVMGEFGYSMEADIYNQLAGRKPTMVNDMLVKLYGEDFPIATIREHKDAVMFRSIRENGVSVKPGAYELLDFLDKQGCKLALATSSNRKKAIYLLEMAGLRTKFQVIVCGDDVTNSKPDPEIFLKAAEELKADPVKCLVLEDSQAGIEAAYRGGMMGIHVPDLKEPDAEIKKFAYKLCANLFEVKEYLGGFF; this is translated from the coding sequence ATGGAAAGTATTATTTTTGATATGGATGGAACGTTGCTTGATACAGAACGAGCGTCCTTTATCTCCTGGAAAAAAGTGATGGGCGAATTTGGATATAGCATGGAAGCGGACATATACAATCAGTTAGCCGGGAGAAAGCCTACCATGGTTAATGACATGCTTGTTAAACTATATGGCGAGGATTTTCCAATAGCGACAATTCGGGAGCATAAAGATGCTGTTATGTTTAGGTCAATACGTGAGAATGGCGTGTCAGTCAAACCCGGAGCATATGAATTGCTGGATTTTTTGGATAAACAGGGTTGTAAACTAGCGTTGGCAACTTCTTCGAATCGAAAAAAAGCGATTTATTTATTAGAGATGGCGGGCTTAAGGACGAAATTTCAGGTGATAGTTTGTGGCGATGATGTAACAAATTCAAAGCCGGATCCTGAAATATTCTTAAAGGCAGCAGAAGAACTCAAGGCCGATCCAGTGAAATGCCTTGTTTTGGAAGATTCTCAAGCTGGCATAGAGGCGGCTTATCGTGGCGGAATGATGGGGATTCATGTACCGGATTTGAAAGAACCGGACGCTGAAATAAAGAAATTTGCCTATAAGTTATGTGCGAATTTATTTGAAGTAAAGGAGTATCTAGGCGGGTTCTTCTAG
- a CDS encoding type I phosphomannose isomerase catalytic subunit, whose protein sequence is MYKPVKLLPAYKDYLWGGTKLGTQYGKQSEKDIIAESWELSIHEDGQSSIASGSYSGYTLEAYIKEVGVGCLGLKAKCFGNKLPILIKFIDAKDTLSIQVHPDNAYARANEGDSGKTEMWVILEHEPGACLYVGVNQMVTKEELRTAIQRGEIDTVLRKLPVHKGDVFFIPAGKIHAIGKGIVICEIQQCSNITYRLYDFDRLDVNGNKRSLHLQKALDVADVEPGILNTDPELTLSTTSEAVIQLLRSCRYFNTYRYRVDSTVRFCSSQESFIALICLDGKAELRGTSGTLNFQKGETIFIPAQDDAFTVTGHCEFLAVTL, encoded by the coding sequence ATGTATAAACCTGTAAAACTGTTACCGGCGTATAAAGATTATCTTTGGGGTGGGACTAAGCTAGGAACGCAATATGGTAAACAAAGTGAAAAGGATATTATCGCAGAAAGCTGGGAGTTATCTATACATGAAGATGGACAATCTTCTATTGCCAGCGGCTCTTATTCCGGCTATACATTAGAGGCTTATATAAAGGAAGTAGGAGTAGGATGTCTTGGACTAAAAGCCAAGTGCTTTGGTAATAAACTTCCTATTTTAATTAAGTTCATTGATGCAAAAGACACACTTTCCATTCAGGTACATCCTGATAATGCTTATGCGAGAGCAAACGAGGGTGATAGCGGAAAAACAGAAATGTGGGTAATCCTTGAGCATGAGCCTGGAGCATGTTTATATGTGGGCGTTAATCAAATGGTGACTAAAGAGGAACTAAGAACCGCAATTCAGAGAGGCGAAATAGATACAGTGCTGAGAAAACTTCCTGTACACAAAGGGGATGTATTTTTTATCCCAGCGGGCAAAATTCATGCTATTGGCAAAGGAATTGTAATTTGCGAAATACAACAATGCTCAAATATAACCTATAGACTATATGATTTTGATCGTTTGGATGTCAATGGTAATAAGCGGTCGTTACACCTCCAAAAAGCACTGGATGTTGCCGATGTAGAACCCGGAATACTGAATACTGATCCAGAACTGACTTTATCTACAACATCTGAGGCTGTTATTCAGTTGCTGCGTTCATGTCGTTATTTTAATACCTATCGCTATCGTGTCGATAGTACAGTGCGATTTTGCAGTAGCCAGGAAAGCTTTATAGCTTTGATCTGCTTGGACGGTAAGGCTGAATTACGCGGCACTTCGGGAACATTAAATTTTCAGAAAGGCGAAACCATCTTTATTCCTGCTCAAGATGATGCATTTACAGTAACTGGTCATTGTGAGTTTTTGGCAGTAACTCTCTAG